A stretch of Priestia aryabhattai DNA encodes these proteins:
- a CDS encoding organic hydroperoxide resistance protein, protein MSDVLFTSKATAVGGRDGRVKSDDGIIDLTLVNPSPNNKKEGTNPEQLFAAGYSACFDGALNLIAKKQKKDIDSSITAEVSLLKDHTDDGFKIGVVLNAHIKGVSQEVAEKLVEDAHQFCPYSKATRGNVNVTLNTTAE, encoded by the coding sequence ATGTCAGACGTACTATTTACATCTAAAGCAACAGCCGTTGGAGGCCGAGATGGTCGAGTTAAATCAGATGATGGTATTATTGATTTAACCCTTGTAAATCCTTCTCCAAATAACAAAAAAGAAGGAACAAATCCCGAGCAGCTGTTTGCAGCAGGATATTCTGCTTGTTTTGACGGTGCTTTAAATTTAATCGCTAAGAAACAAAAAAAAGACATTGATTCGTCTATTACTGCAGAAGTAAGTCTACTAAAAGACCACACTGATGATGGCTTTAAAATTGGCGTGGTGTTAAACGCTCATATTAAAGGCGTTTCACAAGAAGTAGCGGAGAAGCTAGTAGAAGATGCACATCAATTCTGCCCGTATTCTAAAGCAACGCGTGGAAATGTTAACGTAACGTTAAATACAACGGCTGAGTAA
- a CDS encoding cold-inducible protein YdjO-related protein — MYFAKKAVEEEVNQMMDTTVYACQSESCNGWMREDFVTVDYNCPMCGTEMSQEVRELPKIKYDHQFYNK, encoded by the coding sequence ATGTATTTTGCAAAAAAAGCCGTAGAAGAAGAAGTAAATCAAATGATGGATACGACTGTATATGCGTGTCAATCTGAATCATGTAATGGGTGGATGAGAGAAGATTTTGTTACGGTTGATTATAATTGTCCGATGTGCGGAACGGAAATGTCGCAGGAAGTACGCGAGCTGCCGAAAATTAAGTACGATCACCAATTTTATAATAAATAA
- a CDS encoding MBL fold metallo-hydrolase, producing MIQYKTEQMTVFESALFQTTSAVVETKDCVIVVDPTWLPHEINEIKQHVQGILNHRKLYVFFTHGDFDHVIGYGAFLELNTTFIGSKFLEHHPHKEEKVQMIKQFDHDYYIKRSHDIIFPDLDIVVVENEQHITLGETPITCYFAKGHTNDGLFMIVDNSIWIAGDYLSDFEYPYIYESVNDYRDTLATARHILAKHQNLTLVPGHGKTTHHRAEIQRRVEMASSYLDELQAAVKEHSKEALDKLNDKLAFPSDFTAQCHQKNVEIMKRELLS from the coding sequence ATGATTCAATATAAAACGGAGCAAATGACGGTTTTTGAAAGCGCGCTATTTCAAACAACATCTGCAGTTGTTGAAACAAAAGACTGTGTAATTGTTGTCGATCCAACATGGCTTCCTCACGAAATTAATGAAATTAAACAGCATGTTCAAGGGATCTTAAATCATCGCAAACTGTATGTATTTTTTACTCACGGAGATTTTGATCACGTCATTGGATATGGCGCTTTCTTAGAATTAAATACCACCTTTATCGGCAGCAAATTTTTAGAACATCATCCGCACAAAGAAGAAAAAGTTCAAATGATTAAGCAGTTTGATCATGACTATTATATAAAAAGATCTCATGATATTATATTCCCGGATCTGGATATTGTCGTAGTTGAAAATGAACAGCATATTACCTTAGGCGAAACACCTATTACATGTTATTTTGCAAAAGGTCATACGAACGATGGACTCTTCATGATTGTCGATAATTCGATATGGATAGCAGGGGATTATTTATCTGATTTTGAATATCCGTACATATATGAAAGTGTAAACGATTACCGTGACACGCTTGCTACTGCTCGACATATTTTAGCTAAGCACCAAAATTTAACGCTAGTTCCTGGGCACGGGAAAACGACACATCACCGAGCTGAGATTCAAAGACGAGTGGAGATGGCCAGCTCTTATTTAGATGAACTGCAAGCTGCAGTGAAAGAACACAGTAAAGAAGCGCTTGATAAGCTAAATGATAAACTGGCGTTTCCATCTGATTTCACCGCACAATGTCACCAAAAAAACGTTGAAATTATGAAAAGAGAACTACTATCATAG
- a CDS encoding zinc ribbon domain-containing protein: MGKKGCVKCGHTEAKTKEIATTGTGLSRYLDVQHNHFTVVYCTSCGYSELYNKSSSRGSNIIDLFFGG; encoded by the coding sequence ATGGGGAAAAAAGGTTGTGTAAAATGCGGACACACAGAAGCAAAAACAAAAGAAATTGCTACAACAGGAACGGGACTTTCTAGATACTTAGATGTTCAGCACAATCACTTTACAGTTGTATATTGTACGAGCTGCGGTTATTCAGAGCTCTATAATAAATCATCTTCAAGAGGCAGCAATATTATTGACTTATTTTTTGGAGGATAA
- a CDS encoding LysM peptidoglycan-binding and 3D domain-containing protein: MKKHIFTLGATALVSIGIADAASADTDTHKVKAGETLFSISQQHNVTVEDLKKWNGLSSTLIYANQTLKIGSTSTDSSSNSTPTTTSSNHTYTVKSGDTLYRIAKNNGTSVQQLKEWNNLSSHLIYVNQVLKISGAGTVSSSPSAPVQEKTNETQASPAPSNSKSYKVQPGDTMWSVAQRHGISISQLKQWNNLSSNTIYINQVLQVGGQAAAQAKPSTPSPAAPSTPSTSAPSTSTSSPAPAEENKSVSKEITVEATAYTAYCAGCSGITATGIDLRSNPNRKVIAVDPRVIPLGSRVYVEGYGEAIAGDTGGAIKGTRVDLFMASQSSALNWGRKTVKLQILD; encoded by the coding sequence ATGAAAAAACATATTTTTACATTAGGGGCAACAGCTTTAGTATCAATTGGAATTGCAGACGCAGCATCGGCTGACACAGACACGCATAAAGTAAAAGCTGGAGAAACGTTATTCAGCATCTCTCAGCAGCATAATGTAACAGTTGAGGATTTAAAAAAGTGGAACGGTCTTTCTTCCACACTGATTTATGCAAACCAAACATTAAAAATTGGATCTACATCTACTGACTCTTCATCTAATTCAACTCCAACTACGACATCTTCAAATCATACATATACAGTAAAATCAGGCGACACGCTTTATCGTATCGCTAAAAACAACGGTACTTCTGTACAGCAGCTAAAAGAGTGGAATAACTTATCTAGTCATTTAATTTACGTGAACCAAGTGCTAAAAATAAGCGGAGCAGGAACTGTTTCATCATCACCTTCAGCACCTGTACAGGAAAAAACAAACGAAACGCAGGCATCCCCGGCTCCTAGCAACAGTAAAAGTTACAAAGTTCAGCCTGGAGATACAATGTGGAGCGTAGCACAGCGACACGGCATTTCAATTTCTCAATTAAAACAGTGGAATAACTTATCGTCTAATACGATTTACATTAATCAAGTGCTACAAGTAGGCGGACAAGCAGCAGCTCAGGCGAAACCATCAACGCCATCACCTGCTGCTCCTTCGACACCGTCAACTTCAGCACCGTCGACTTCAACATCTTCACCTGCTCCAGCGGAGGAAAATAAGTCGGTTTCTAAAGAGATTACGGTTGAAGCAACAGCTTATACTGCTTACTGTGCGGGCTGCAGTGGAATTACTGCTACAGGCATCGACCTAAGGTCAAATCCTAATCGAAAAGTAATTGCAGTTGATCCTCGCGTGATTCCATTAGGTTCTCGTGTATACGTAGAAGGTTACGGAGAAGCGATTGCTGGAGATACTGGTGGTGCCATTAAAGGTACTCGCGTTGATTTATTTATGGCATCTCAAAGCTCTGCTTTAAATTGGGGACGCAAAACGGTAAAACTTCAAATTTTAGATTAA
- a CDS encoding MarR family winged helix-turn-helix transcriptional regulator: protein MEQLYKQLQLENQLCFSIYATSREITKVYKPLLDKLGVTYPQYLALLVLWEHETLSVKKMGELLYLDSGTLTPMLKRMQDQELVIRQRSNEDERVVFISLTEKGKKLRDKACHIPEEVFSMTNKSQGELEKLKETLQELLQSLHTYNQK from the coding sequence ATGGAACAACTGTATAAGCAGCTGCAGCTAGAAAATCAGCTTTGCTTCTCAATTTATGCCACGTCTCGAGAAATTACAAAGGTATACAAGCCGCTGCTCGATAAATTAGGAGTAACCTATCCGCAGTATTTAGCCCTTCTTGTTTTATGGGAACATGAAACACTCAGTGTAAAAAAAATGGGAGAACTTCTGTATTTGGATTCAGGTACTCTTACTCCTATGCTAAAAAGAATGCAGGATCAAGAATTAGTGATTCGTCAGCGTTCTAATGAAGATGAACGCGTCGTTTTTATTAGTTTAACCGAAAAAGGAAAAAAATTACGTGATAAAGCTTGTCATATTCCAGAAGAAGTTTTTAGTATGACAAATAAGTCACAAGGAGAATTAGAAAAGCTGAAAGAAACCCTGCAGGAGTTATTGCAATCATTGCATACGTACAATCAAAAATAG
- a CDS encoding GNAT family N-acetyltransferase codes for MSINLIEIEKDRRVSYLNLLLIGDEDEKMVKSYINEGTLFTIVYEKKEIGVVQCLIDEKEATVEVKNIGLKEAYRGKGIGSKVIKKLETLYECNHYSKMIVGTADSSLENIAFYKKAGFYQTGVKKNFFLQYVPPIYENGLQAIDMIMFEKTLKSRSD; via the coding sequence ATGAGTATCAACCTTATTGAAATTGAAAAAGACAGGCGCGTTTCCTATTTGAACCTGCTATTAATAGGGGATGAAGACGAAAAAATGGTGAAGTCGTATATAAATGAAGGGACCTTATTTACCATTGTGTATGAAAAGAAGGAGATAGGAGTTGTACAGTGCCTCATCGATGAAAAGGAAGCGACAGTAGAAGTAAAGAATATCGGCTTAAAAGAAGCATACAGAGGAAAAGGAATCGGCAGCAAAGTCATTAAAAAGTTAGAAACATTGTATGAGTGTAACCATTATTCTAAAATGATTGTAGGCACAGCGGATTCCAGTCTTGAAAACATAGCATTTTATAAAAAGGCAGGCTTTTATCAAACAGGTGTAAAAAAGAATTTTTTCCTGCAGTACGTTCCACCGATTTACGAGAATGGCTTGCAAGCTATCGATATGATTATGTTTGAAAAAACATTAAAAAGCAGAAGCGACTAA